Genomic window (Vicinamibacterales bacterium):
GTGCTGACCCGGGCGGCCTATACCGCCCTCGCCTCGACGCTGCGCACTGACGCCGGGCGCCAGGTCAGCCTCGAGAGCGAAACGCGCGCCCAGAGTCTGTCCCAGCTTTTCGAGTTCCGCCGTCAGCATGCCGAGAACTTCCTGGGCAGTCTGACATCGGTATGCGCCGAGTCGTCGGGGCTCGGCCGCCTGGGATGGGCGCCCGACTGCGTGGCCCCGATGCTGGCCGACTTCCGCAGGAGCGAGGAGGCGCTCGGCGCGCTGCTGACGTATCGGGGACGCGTCCTTCGACGGGCCGGCGACGAGGTTGGCGACGTCGAGCCGGAGCCGAACGCCCTCGCGAAACCGTTGCGCGTGGCGGGCGGCGCGGTGGAATACGTGCTCAAAGCCGGGCGCGGCGACCTGACCCTGACGCTGCGCTTCGGGGACGACGACGTCCAGCGGTTGTTTGCCTCGTCGTCGCCGTTTCGCCGGAGCGCGGAGGTGTTTCTGCTCGACGCCGACGGCACCTTCCTCGCCTCCTCGAGTCCCGGCGCATCGGCCGCGCGGACGCAGGTTTCGGCGCTGGCGGGACGCTGCCGGGCCGGGTCGGCGACGTTTGTCGGCGTCGACTTCACCGGAACGACCAGCTTTCAGAGCCTTCAGCCCCTGGCGGCGCTCGGCGGCGGCTGTGTCGGCGCCCGCCTCGACTACAGCGAAGCGATCGCGCCGGCCCAGGCGCTCTACGACGATCTGGTCCGCCGCGTGATCTGGTTCGTCCTCGGCGGCATTCTGCTCTCACTCGTGGCGGCGCACTGGATCTCGGCGCCGATCAGGCGGCTCGCCGAGGCGGCGCGGCGCCTGCAGTCGGGCAACTTCCAACAGCCGGTGCCGATTGGCGGCCCGTCGGAGGTGCGCGCGCTTGGACGCAGCTTCGGCGCGATGTCGAGCGAGCTCGAGGAGCTGGTGGGGCGCGAGCAGGCGGCGCGCCTCGACGCCGAGAAGGCAAACCGGGCGAAGGACGACTTTCTCGCCACCGTCTCGCACGAACTGCGGACCCCGCTCAACGCGGTCCTTGCCTGGGCGCAGGTCGTGAAGGCGCACGATCTGCCGCCGGCCGAGCTCCGGCACGCGATCGACGTGATCGAGAGCAGCGCCCGCGCGCAGAGCCGCCTCGTCGACGATCTGCTCGACGTCTCGCGAATCGTGTCGGGCCGGATGCGGATGCTGCGCGAAGCGATCCCGCTTGCCCACGTCGTGGAGGCGGCGCTCGAACAGGTGCGACCGCAGGCTCAGGGCAAGCAGCTCGAGATCCACAGCGATCTCCGCGACCCGTCGCTGGTCTTCGGCGACCCGCGGCGTCTCGAGCAGGTGGTGTGGAACCTGCTGTCGAATGCCATCAAGTTCTCCGATGGGCCCGGCCGGGTCAGCGTGGTCCTGGGACGGAGCGGACGCAATCTGGTGCTGACGGTCAGCGACGCCGGCGCCGGCATCCCGGCGGACTTCCTGCCGCACGCCTTCGAATGGTTCCGGCAGGCGGACGGACTGGCCCGCGGTCAGTCGGGCCTCGGTCTCGGGCTGGGCATCGTCCGGCACATCGTCGAGCTTCACCACGGCAGTGTGCGGGCCGAGAGCGCCGGCGAAGGTCGCGGCTCCACGTTCACGGTCACACTCCCGGCGTACGAGCCGAGCTCGACGTCGCTGACGGTGCGGGTCCAGAACCCTGCGCTGCCCGGTGCCGCTCCACGTAGCCTCGCGCGCGCGCGGATTCTGCTGGTGGAAGACGACGAGCATGTCCGGGAAGTGCTTCGCCTGACGCTGCAGCGCGCCGGTGCGTCGGTCGACACGGCGGCGACCGCCGGCGAGGCGCGGCGCGAAATGCAGGGCGGGCCGCCGGACGTCCTCATCTCCGACATTCGGATGCCCAAGGAAGACGGCTATTCGTTGATCAGATCGCTGCGGCGGGCTGGGATTGTGACGCCGGCCATTGCGCTGACGTCGTACGCGCGCCAGGAAGACGCCGACGAGGCGCGGGCCGCCGGCTTTCAGATCCACCTGGCCAAGCCAATCGACGAGGGGCGCCTGCTGGCCGCAGTCGCGTCGCTGCTCGGCGGCACGGTGCACTGAAAACGATCGGAACCGCCGCGCAGCCGCGCGGCTCCAGTACAATCGCTGACATGTCCGACGAAGATCTCAAAGCGGAAGTCGAGCGGTTGCGCGCCGAGAACGACCAACTGAAGAACCGGCCCGCCCGCGGCGGCCTCAAGGTCAGCGAGAAAGGCGCCGTCTCCGTCTACGGACTTGGCCGCTTTCCCGTCACCCTCTACAAAGAGCAGTGGGCCAAGCTGCTCGCGATGGCCGACGAGATCCGCGCCTTCATCAAGGAAAACGAGTCGAAGCTGAAAGCCAAGGAGTAGCGCTTTCGACGGTGCGCCGGGCGCGTTCGACCAGCGAAGGCGTGCGCGTCGGTGCGTAAGAAATACTCGCCAGTGTAAATATCGCGGCGCTGCTGTTCCCAGGTCGCGAGCATTTCCGCACAAAAACACCGGGAACGGATCGTGCTGCGCGCCCGCGCATCCATGAACCTCTTCTCTACGGATATCGCCATCGACCTCGGTACGGCGAACACCTGCGTCTTCGCACACGGCCGCGGCATCGTCCTCAACGAACCGTCGATCGTCGCATTCAACACGGCCAAGGGTCACGTCGAAGCGGTTGGCCAGGAGGCGCACGAGATGCTCGGGCGGACGCCCGGGTACATCAAGGCGGTGCGGCCGCTGCGCGACGGCGTGATCGCCGACTTCGACGCCGCCGAGAAGATGCTGGTGCACTTCGTGCGCAAGGCGATGGGGCGCTCGTACCTGAAACGGCCGCGCCTGGTGATTGGCGTGCCCTCCGAGATTACGCAGGTCGAGCGGCGGGCCGTGCGCGACAGCGGATTCCGCGTCAAGGCCAGTGAAGTCCACCTGGTCGAGGAGCCGATGGCGGCGGCGATCGGGGCGGGGCTGCCGGTGACCGAGGCCGCCGGCAACATGATCATCGACATCGGCGGAGGCACGACCGACATCGCCGTCATCTCGATGGCGGGCTCGGTCTACGGCCGGTCGCTCCGCGTCGCCGGCGACGCGATGGACGATGCGATCGTCGCCTTCATGCGCAAGACCTTCAACCTGTATATCGGCGAGCGTACCGCGCAGCAGATCAAGTTCGAGATCGGGTCGGCGATGCCGCTCGAGCAGAAACTGGAGATGATCGTCAAGGGGCGGCACGTGCTCGAAGGGGTGCCGAAGACCGTCATCGTCACCGACGCAGACATCCGGACGGCGCTCGCCGACCCTCTTCACCAGATCGTTCGCGCGGTCCGCGAGGCGCTCGAACGGATTCCTCCGGAACTGTGCGCCGACATCTACGACCGCGGCATCGTGCTCACCGGCGGCGGCGCGCTGCTGCGCAATCTCGATCACCGGCTGAGGGACGACATCGGCTTGCCGGTCCTGATCGCTGAAAACCCCTTGACCTCGGTCGTCCTCGGCGCCGGCATG
Coding sequences:
- a CDS encoding ATP-binding protein, translating into MRRALPLSVQLLLAFLALLIGLATVLTRAAYTALASTLRTDAGRQVSLESETRAQSLSQLFEFRRQHAENFLGSLTSVCAESSGLGRLGWAPDCVAPMLADFRRSEEALGALLTYRGRVLRRAGDEVGDVEPEPNALAKPLRVAGGAVEYVLKAGRGDLTLTLRFGDDDVQRLFASSSPFRRSAEVFLLDADGTFLASSSPGASAARTQVSALAGRCRAGSATFVGVDFTGTTSFQSLQPLAALGGGCVGARLDYSEAIAPAQALYDDLVRRVIWFVLGGILLSLVAAHWISAPIRRLAEAARRLQSGNFQQPVPIGGPSEVRALGRSFGAMSSELEELVGREQAARLDAEKANRAKDDFLATVSHELRTPLNAVLAWAQVVKAHDLPPAELRHAIDVIESSARAQSRLVDDLLDVSRIVSGRMRMLREAIPLAHVVEAALEQVRPQAQGKQLEIHSDLRDPSLVFGDPRRLEQVVWNLLSNAIKFSDGPGRVSVVLGRSGRNLVLTVSDAGAGIPADFLPHAFEWFRQADGLARGQSGLGLGLGIVRHIVELHHGSVRAESAGEGRGSTFTVTLPAYEPSSTSLTVRVQNPALPGAAPRSLARARILLVEDDEHVREVLRLTLQRAGASVDTAATAGEARREMQGGPPDVLISDIRMPKEDGYSLIRSLRRAGIVTPAIALTSYARQEDADEARAAGFQIHLAKPIDEGRLLAAVASLLGGTVH
- a CDS encoding rod shape-determining protein → MNLFSTDIAIDLGTANTCVFAHGRGIVLNEPSIVAFNTAKGHVEAVGQEAHEMLGRTPGYIKAVRPLRDGVIADFDAAEKMLVHFVRKAMGRSYLKRPRLVIGVPSEITQVERRAVRDSGFRVKASEVHLVEEPMAAAIGAGLPVTEAAGNMIIDIGGGTTDIAVISMAGSVYGRSLRVAGDAMDDAIVAFMRKTFNLYIGERTAQQIKFEIGSAMPLEQKLEMIVKGRHVLEGVPKTVIVTDADIRTALADPLHQIVRAVREALERIPPELCADIYDRGIVLTGGGALLRNLDHRLRDDIGLPVLIAENPLTSVVLGAGMMLSDIGLLRKVASN